A window of the Planctomycetota bacterium genome harbors these coding sequences:
- a CDS encoding glycosyltransferase family 1 protein: protein GQESGHKEGHRVVFKKPRTADYRASVHDIAEFLLKIMQDANLRRKMGDAARKHVAEHFDYRIVACRLLEILSSRLGLE from the coding sequence GGCCAGGAATCGGGCCACAAGGAGGGCCACCGCGTCGTCTTCAAGAAGCCGCGCACGGCCGATTACCGCGCCAGCGTCCACGACATCGCCGAGTTCCTGCTGAAAATCATGCAGGACGCGAACCTCCGCCGCAAGATGGGCGACGCCGCTCGAAAACACGTCGCCGAGCATTTCGACTACCGCATCGTCGCCTGCCGACTCCTCGAAATCCTCTCCAGCCGACTGGGGCTCGAGTAA
- a CDS encoding amylo-alpha-1,6-glucosidase: MTQERHTLIEDARNAALEVLRHNAHGPCHGLPRTAGWGYPEPYTRDLMISALGMLVSGDDRLVASVRRVLETLAKNQTRRGHIPSLVHDPEDRGASDTTPLFLLGVALYRRATGETRFLRDAVRKALLWMDYQSPADRVLVAHLPTSDWRDEQWVLGYGLFVNTVVYSYLRFHGEEEKAKTVRQLAGRFAVTAEAQHRHVHEGLVLRHKPYYALWSYKVHRSERFDLLGNSLAILSGLARPSRAKAMIAWIEHECEALRASGQLALDLPPCLFPYIRPEDPDWRPRYKTYNPPGEYHNGGVWPFIGGFYVAALVAAGKHRLARQKLAALADLVRPARKARVAFGFNEWLRARDGTPQGQDWQTWSAAMYLYAYECVARGRTPFFDQIREPDEEA; this comes from the coding sequence ATGACCCAAGAGCGCCACACCCTCATCGAAGACGCCAGAAACGCCGCCCTCGAAGTCCTCCGCCACAACGCCCACGGACCCTGCCACGGCCTCCCCCGCACGGCCGGCTGGGGCTACCCCGAACCCTACACGCGCGACCTCATGATCTCGGCGCTCGGGATGCTCGTCTCGGGGGATGACCGGCTCGTGGCGAGCGTGCGGCGCGTCCTGGAGACGCTTGCGAAGAACCAGACCCGCCGCGGCCACATCCCGTCGCTCGTGCACGACCCGGAAGACCGCGGGGCGAGCGACACGACGCCCCTGTTTCTCCTCGGCGTCGCCCTCTATCGCCGCGCAACCGGCGAAACGCGATTCCTCCGCGATGCCGTCCGAAAGGCCCTCCTCTGGATGGATTACCAGAGCCCGGCCGACCGCGTCCTCGTGGCCCATCTGCCGACCAGCGATTGGCGCGACGAGCAATGGGTGCTCGGCTACGGGCTGTTCGTCAACACGGTCGTGTACAGTTACCTGCGGTTCCACGGCGAGGAGGAGAAAGCGAAGACCGTCCGTCAACTCGCGGGCCGCTTCGCCGTCACCGCCGAAGCCCAGCACCGCCACGTCCACGAAGGCCTCGTGCTGCGGCACAAGCCGTACTACGCCCTCTGGTCCTACAAGGTCCACCGCAGCGAGCGGTTCGACCTTTTGGGCAACAGCCTGGCGATTCTATCGGGCCTCGCAAGGCCGTCGCGCGCCAAAGCGATGATCGCCTGGATCGAGCACGAGTGCGAGGCCCTGCGCGCGAGCGGCCAACTGGCCCTCGACCTTCCGCCGTGCCTCTTTCCGTACATCCGCCCCGAGGACCCGGATTGGCGGCCGCGGTACAAGACGTACAATCCGCCCGGCGAGTATCACAACGGCGGCGTCTGGCCGTTCATCGGCGGCTTCTACGTGGCGGCGCTGGTGGCGGCCGGGAAGCATCGCCTGGCCCGGCAGAAACTCGCCGCCCTGGCCGACCTCGTCCGCCCGGCGCGCAAGGCCCGCGTCGCCTTCGGTTTCAACGAATGGCTCCGCGCCCGGGACGGCACGCCCCAGGGACAGGACTGGCAAACCTGGTCGGCTGCCATGTATCTTTATGCATACGAATGTGTCGCGCGCGGACGAACGCCTTTCTTCGACCAGATCCGCGAACCCGACGAGGAGGCTTAG
- a CDS encoding glycosidase, with protein MKPIFDRCRSNPILKAQDMPFPAEAVLNPGATEQGGEVVLLLRVEYATGYSSIYVARSRNGVDGWRIEKEPILRHGEPQWRYEQWGCEDARVVRLEEEKCWYITYTAYSPLGAAVGLARTKDLVTAERVGLIFSPNNKDAALFPRRFDGRWAVLHRPDAGGGIENIWIAFSPDLVHWGEPHCVLPEGPGPAWDAQKVGAGPPPLLTKDGWLLLYHGVKLYAGQYVYRVGVALLDKDRPHKLLARSPCNIFKAMAIYEMAGLVSNVVFPTGLLLRGDELWMYYGAADTCVCLATAKLADVLATLEPLESPV; from the coding sequence ATGAAACCCATCTTCGACCGTTGCCGCTCCAACCCCATCCTGAAGGCCCAGGACATGCCCTTCCCCGCCGAAGCCGTCCTCAACCCCGGCGCCACCGAACAGGGCGGCGAAGTCGTGCTGCTCCTCCGCGTCGAGTACGCGACCGGCTACTCCAGCATCTACGTCGCGCGGAGCCGCAACGGCGTGGACGGCTGGCGCATCGAGAAAGAGCCGATCCTGCGCCATGGGGAGCCGCAGTGGCGCTACGAGCAGTGGGGCTGCGAGGACGCCCGCGTCGTCCGACTCGAGGAAGAGAAGTGCTGGTACATCACCTACACGGCCTACTCGCCGCTGGGAGCGGCGGTGGGCCTGGCGCGGACGAAGGACCTGGTGACCGCCGAACGCGTCGGCCTCATCTTCTCCCCCAACAACAAGGACGCCGCACTCTTTCCCCGGCGGTTCGACGGCCGATGGGCGGTCCTCCATCGCCCGGACGCGGGCGGCGGGATTGAGAACATCTGGATCGCCTTCTCCCCCGACCTCGTCCACTGGGGCGAACCGCACTGCGTCCTCCCCGAAGGCCCCGGACCCGCCTGGGACGCCCAGAAAGTCGGCGCCGGTCCCCCGCCCCTCCTGACGAAGGACGGGTGGCTGCTCCTGTACCACGGCGTCAAACTCTACGCGGGGCAGTACGTGTACCGCGTCGGCGTCGCGCTGCTGGATAAGGACCGGCCGCACAAACTCCTCGCCCGCTCGCCGTGCAACATTTTCAAGGCGATGGCCATCTACGAAATGGCGGGGCTGGTGTCGAACGTCGTCTTCCCGACGGGCCTCCTCCTGAGGGGCGATGAGTTGTGGATGTACTACGGCGCCGCCGACACCTGCGTCTGCCTGGCGACCGCCAAACTCGCCGACGTCCTCGCAACCCTCGAACCGCTCGAGTCCCCGGTCTAA